The following coding sequences lie in one Vibrio sp. BS-M-Sm-2 genomic window:
- a CDS encoding SoxR reducing system RseC family protein, translated as MMTALATVSSVEQKGKQYFVQLSCEQQTSCSSCSSQKSCGTGIVTKAVGNKSLFWQLKTKSLVKAGQIVEIGFPEKSLLQSAAIVYLIPLFMLMIGAGFGQLLLQPLLQGGEGIVILSAALFTAGGIALAKRLAKPMEDKSKQEVVLIRILGESLV; from the coding sequence ATGATGACCGCGTTGGCGACCGTTAGCTCAGTTGAACAAAAAGGTAAGCAATATTTTGTTCAACTGAGCTGCGAACAACAAACCAGTTGTAGCAGTTGCTCTTCTCAAAAAAGTTGCGGCACGGGTATTGTGACCAAGGCTGTTGGCAATAAATCTTTGTTTTGGCAGCTTAAAACTAAAAGCTTAGTCAAAGCTGGGCAAATCGTAGAAATTGGCTTTCCTGAAAAAAGCCTACTTCAGTCGGCAGCCATCGTTTATCTAATCCCACTTTTCATGCTGATGATTGGTGCTGGTTTTGGACAACTCTTGTTGCAACCCTTACTTCAAGGGGGCGAGGGCATTGTTATCTTAAGTGCAGCACTGTTTACTGCTGGTGGGATTGCCTTAGCGAAGCGGTTAGCCAAACCCATGGAAGACAAATCCAAGCAAGAAGTCGTCTTGATTCGAATCCTAGGTGAGTCTCTCGTCTAA
- the lepA gene encoding translation elongation factor 4, with product MKHIRNFSIIAHIDHGKSTLSDRLIQVCGGLSEREMAAQVLDSMDIERERGITIKAQSVTLDYKAKDGETYQLNFIDTPGHVDFSYEVSRSLAACEGALLVVDAGQGVEAQTLANCYTAIEMELEVVPILNKIDLPAAEPERVAEEIEEIVGIDAMEATRCSAKTGLGVDDVLENIVTAIPPPEGDPEAPLQALIIDSWFDNYLGVVSLVRIKNGKLKKNDKIKVMSTDQVWGVDRLGIFTPKQIDTTELNTGEVGWVVCGIKDILGAPVGDTLTLAKGGSTERLPGFQKVKPQVYAGLFPVSSDDYENFRDALGKLSLNDASLFFEPESSAALGFGFRCGFLGMLHMEIIQERLEREYDLDLITTAPTVVYEVVKTDKTVLYVDSPAKLPAVNDLEEIREPIARCNILVPSDYLGNVITLCVEKRGVQVDMVYHGNQVAVTYDLPMAEVVLDFFDRLKSTSRGYASLDYNFQRYEPSNMVRVDVLLNGETVDALAIITHKDIAQSRGRLLVEKMKEFIPRQMFDIAIQAAIGNHIIARSTVKQLRKNVIAKCYGGDISRKKKLLKKQKEGKKRMKQIGNVELPQEAFLAILHVGKD from the coding sequence ATGAAGCACATTCGTAATTTTTCGATTATCGCCCACATCGACCACGGTAAGTCGACCCTTTCTGACCGCTTAATCCAAGTTTGTGGAGGATTAAGTGAACGTGAGATGGCAGCTCAAGTCCTCGATTCTATGGATATAGAACGCGAGCGTGGTATTACAATTAAAGCGCAGAGTGTGACTTTAGATTACAAAGCTAAAGATGGTGAAACTTACCAACTTAACTTTATCGACACTCCTGGACACGTAGACTTCTCTTACGAAGTATCTCGTTCTCTAGCGGCTTGTGAAGGCGCACTACTTGTAGTGGATGCTGGCCAAGGTGTTGAAGCACAAACTCTAGCAAACTGTTACACAGCAATTGAAATGGAACTGGAAGTAGTGCCAATCTTGAACAAGATTGACTTACCTGCAGCTGAACCAGAACGTGTTGCTGAAGAAATCGAAGAGATCGTTGGCATCGATGCGATGGAAGCGACTCGCTGTTCTGCGAAAACCGGCTTGGGTGTTGATGATGTTCTAGAAAACATCGTAACGGCAATCCCGCCACCGGAAGGTGATCCTGAAGCGCCTCTACAAGCGTTGATCATTGACTCTTGGTTCGATAACTACCTTGGCGTAGTTTCTTTGGTTCGTATTAAAAACGGTAAGCTGAAGAAGAACGATAAGATCAAAGTAATGTCGACAGACCAAGTATGGGGTGTTGACCGTCTAGGTATCTTCACGCCTAAGCAAATCGATACTACAGAGCTAAATACTGGCGAAGTAGGTTGGGTTGTTTGTGGTATTAAAGACATCCTAGGTGCACCAGTTGGTGATACGTTGACGCTTGCAAAGGGCGGCAGCACTGAACGTCTACCTGGCTTCCAAAAAGTGAAGCCTCAGGTATACGCAGGTCTATTCCCTGTATCATCTGATGACTACGAAAACTTCCGTGACGCGTTAGGCAAGTTAAGCCTGAACGATGCGTCACTGTTCTTTGAACCAGAAAGTTCAGCAGCACTTGGTTTTGGTTTCCGTTGTGGCTTCTTAGGAATGCTTCACATGGAGATCATCCAAGAGCGTCTCGAGCGTGAATACGACCTAGATCTAATCACGACTGCACCAACAGTTGTGTATGAAGTTGTAAAAACAGATAAAACGGTTCTTTACGTTGATAGCCCGGCTAAACTGCCAGCGGTTAATGACCTAGAAGAAATTCGTGAACCAATTGCACGCTGTAATATCCTGGTACCTTCGGATTACCTAGGTAACGTAATCACACTGTGTGTTGAGAAGCGTGGCGTACAAGTAGACATGGTTTACCACGGTAACCAAGTTGCTGTGACGTACGATCTTCCTATGGCAGAAGTAGTTCTCGACTTCTTCGACCGTCTGAAGTCAACGTCTCGCGGTTACGCATCATTGGATTACAACTTCCAACGCTACGAGCCATCAAACATGGTACGTGTAGACGTATTGCTGAATGGCGAAACAGTTGATGCACTAGCGATCATTACGCACAAAGATATTGCTCAGTCTCGTGGTCGTCTACTGGTAGAGAAGATGAAAGAGTTCATCCCTCGTCAGATGTTCGATATCGCGATTCAAGCAGCGATTGGTAACCACATCATTGCTCGTTCTACAGTGAAACAACTGCGTAAGAACGTAATCGCAAAATGTTACGGTGGTGATATCAGCCGTAAGAAGAAACTTCTTAAGAAACAAAAAGAAGGTAAGAAGCGTATGAAGCAGATCGGTAACGTTGAACTGCCTCAAGAAGCTTTCCTTGCAATCCTTCACGTTGGAAAAGATTAA
- the lepB gene encoding signal peptidase I, with translation MANTFSLILVIVTLVTGIVWALEKFVWAKKRQQKLADVEAQSNGLDAETSAKVTAQPWWVENSVSIFPVIAFVLILRSFIYEPFQIPSGSMMPTLLVGDFILVEKYAYGLKDPVWRTQLVETGKPERGDSIVFKYPPQPNIDYIKRVVGMPGDTIRYSSRKEICIQAKGTSSCEPVKLSNVEESQFIQDGVPLIQLNEQLGDVEHQILVNPLRRDRVQAYQPRNGVNEWVVPEGQYFVMGDNRDNSADSRYWGFVPEANLVGKAVAIWISFEFERGSDSVLPTWIPTGVRFNRIGGIH, from the coding sequence ATGGCTAATACATTTTCGCTTATCTTAGTGATCGTAACTCTAGTGACCGGCATTGTATGGGCGTTGGAAAAGTTTGTGTGGGCGAAGAAGCGCCAGCAAAAACTTGCTGACGTTGAAGCACAATCGAATGGCCTAGACGCTGAAACTAGCGCAAAAGTTACGGCTCAGCCTTGGTGGGTTGAGAACAGTGTGTCCATTTTCCCGGTAATTGCATTTGTTTTGATCTTGCGTTCATTCATCTATGAACCGTTTCAAATCCCTTCTGGCTCGATGATGCCAACCCTTTTGGTTGGTGATTTCATCTTGGTAGAGAAGTACGCGTACGGTCTAAAAGACCCAGTATGGCGCACTCAATTGGTAGAAACAGGCAAGCCAGAACGCGGCGATTCAATCGTATTTAAGTACCCACCTCAGCCAAACATCGACTACATTAAGCGTGTTGTTGGTATGCCTGGTGACACGATTCGCTACAGCAGTCGTAAAGAGATCTGTATTCAGGCGAAGGGTACAAGTAGCTGTGAACCAGTGAAACTAAGTAATGTTGAAGAGAGCCAATTTATTCAAGATGGTGTGCCTCTGATTCAGCTGAACGAACAGCTTGGAGACGTAGAGCACCAGATTTTAGTTAACCCATTACGCCGTGATCGTGTGCAAGCATATCAGCCTCGCAATGGTGTTAACGAATGGGTCGTTCCAGAAGGCCAGTACTTTGTGATGGGTGATAACCGTGACAACAGTGCCGATAGCCGTTACTGGGGCTTTGTCCCTGAAGCAAACCTTGTTGGTAAGGCTGTTGCTATTTGGATCAGCTTCGAGTTCGAACGCGGTTCAGACAGTGTACTTCCAACATGGATTCCTACTGGTGTGCGTTTTAATCGCATCGGTGGGATTCATTAA
- the rnc gene encoding ribonuclease III, whose translation MNSPIDKLERKIGYQFNDADLIHLALTHRSAAGKHNERLEFLGDSILSFVIADDLYHRFPKVNEGDMSRMRATLVRGHTLAELGREFELGDYLKLGPGELKSGGFRRDSILADAVEAIIGAVYLDSDTETVRGIILSWYQSRLDAIQPGVSQKDPKTRLQEFLQGRRNPLPVYTVTNIKGEAHNQEFTVECEVAGVDKPVIGKGTSRRKAEQAAAETALEQLSNV comes from the coding sequence ATGAATTCTCCAATTGATAAACTAGAGAGAAAGATTGGCTATCAGTTTAATGATGCCGATCTTATCCACTTGGCGCTGACTCACCGCAGCGCCGCAGGTAAACATAACGAACGTCTTGAGTTTCTGGGCGATTCAATTTTAAGTTTTGTTATCGCTGATGATCTTTACCACCGTTTCCCTAAGGTAAACGAAGGTGATATGAGCCGCATGCGCGCAACATTAGTACGTGGTCATACATTGGCAGAACTAGGTCGTGAATTCGAACTAGGAGATTACTTAAAATTAGGTCCAGGTGAGTTGAAGAGTGGCGGTTTCCGTCGTGATTCTATTCTAGCGGATGCGGTTGAAGCGATCATCGGCGCTGTCTATTTAGATAGTGATACAGAGACGGTTCGCGGCATTATTTTAAGCTGGTACCAATCTCGCCTAGATGCTATTCAGCCTGGAGTATCTCAAAAAGATCCGAAAACTCGCCTACAAGAGTTTTTACAAGGTCGAAGAAATCCTCTACCTGTCTACACAGTGACTAATATTAAAGGTGAAGCACACAACCAAGAGTTTACGGTTGAGTGTGAAGTGGCAGGTGTGGATAAACCTGTTATCGGTAAAGGCACTAGCCGCCGCAAGGCAGAACAAGCGGCTGCTGAAACAGCATTAGAGCAACTAAGCAATGTCTGA
- the era gene encoding GTPase Era: MSDNNQDFDIDAFFSSDSKKTGLPENQHCGFIAIVGRPNVGKSTLLNHILGQKISITSRKPQTTRHRIMGVETEGDYQAIFVDTPGLHIEEKRAINRLMNRAANSSLSDVNLVFFLVDGTHWTDDDEMVLNKLKKTDFPVVLCINKVDNVQDRTNVMQHMMEVSKKMDFIDVVPISAKQGKNIDVLRKHVREHLPKATHHFPEEYVTDRSQRFMASEIIREKLMRFTGDELPYSVTVEIERFDYNPDNDGFHINALILVERTGQKKMVIGKAGEKIKTIGREARIDMEELFGRKVYLETWVKVKSGWADDERALRSLGYIDDL, encoded by the coding sequence ATGTCTGATAACAACCAAGATTTCGATATCGATGCATTCTTTTCATCTGATAGCAAAAAAACAGGCCTACCGGAAAACCAACATTGTGGCTTCATCGCTATTGTCGGTCGCCCAAACGTAGGTAAGTCGACGCTTCTGAACCATATTCTGGGGCAGAAGATTTCAATTACATCGCGTAAGCCACAGACGACACGTCACCGTATTATGGGCGTGGAAACTGAGGGTGATTACCAAGCGATCTTCGTTGATACTCCTGGACTTCATATTGAAGAAAAGCGTGCAATCAACCGTTTGATGAACCGTGCGGCGAACAGCTCACTGAGTGATGTGAACCTAGTATTCTTCCTTGTCGACGGTACTCACTGGACTGACGACGATGAAATGGTTCTGAACAAACTGAAGAAGACTGACTTCCCAGTTGTACTTTGCATCAACAAAGTAGATAACGTTCAAGACCGTACTAACGTCATGCAACACATGATGGAAGTCTCTAAGAAGATGGACTTCATTGATGTTGTGCCAATCTCAGCGAAGCAAGGTAAAAACATTGATGTACTGCGTAAGCACGTACGTGAACATTTACCTAAAGCTACACACCACTTTCCTGAAGAATACGTGACTGATCGCTCGCAACGTTTTATGGCCTCTGAAATTATCCGTGAAAAGCTGATGCGCTTTACGGGTGACGAGCTACCATACTCAGTAACGGTTGAAATCGAACGTTTCGATTACAACCCAGATAACGATGGCTTCCACATTAATGCTCTGATTCTTGTTGAGCGTACAGGTCAGAAGAAAATGGTGATTGGTAAAGCGGGCGAGAAGATCAAAACGATTGGTCGTGAAGCGCGTATCGATATGGAAGAGCTATTCGGCCGTAAAGTTTACCTAGAGACTTGGGTCAAGGTTAAATCTGGCTGGGCTGATGATGAGCGTGCACTTCGCTCGTTAGGTTACATCGACGATCTATAA
- the recO gene encoding DNA repair protein RecO, translating to MSEGLQRCFVLHRRPYSESSLILDVFSEEFGRVTLMSKGARSKRSNLKGALQPFTPLLLKWSGNGSMKTLRQAEPISLGLPLAGINLYSALYVNELIGRVLMAEVAMPALFHDYLHALTELAHNENPEPALRRFELALLSAMGYGVDFLHCAGTGEAIDPSMTYRYREQKGFIASVRRDNLTFMGDELIAISERRFITKEQLKAAKRFTRIALKPYLGGKPLKSRELFMPTIALSRARSIGK from the coding sequence TTGAGCGAAGGGTTACAGCGATGCTTTGTGTTGCACCGTCGACCATACAGTGAGTCGAGCCTGATCTTGGACGTCTTCAGCGAAGAGTTCGGTCGGGTGACGTTGATGTCTAAAGGCGCTCGCAGCAAGCGTTCCAATTTGAAAGGTGCATTACAACCTTTTACACCGCTACTGCTTAAGTGGTCTGGTAATGGTTCGATGAAAACCTTACGCCAAGCTGAGCCGATTAGCTTGGGGCTCCCTCTCGCCGGTATCAATCTGTATTCAGCCCTGTATGTGAACGAGCTAATCGGTCGTGTATTGATGGCGGAAGTGGCGATGCCAGCACTTTTTCACGACTATCTTCATGCTTTAACAGAGCTGGCGCATAATGAAAATCCTGAGCCAGCGCTGCGTCGTTTTGAGTTGGCTCTATTATCCGCTATGGGTTATGGCGTCGACTTTTTACACTGCGCGGGCACTGGTGAAGCGATTGATCCGAGCATGACTTATCGCTATCGAGAGCAGAAAGGTTTCATCGCTTCGGTGCGTCGAGACAACCTGACTTTTATGGGCGATGAACTAATCGCAATCAGTGAACGTAGGTTTATCACTAAAGAGCAGTTAAAAGCGGCAAAACGCTTTACACGCATAGCCTTAAAGCCGTATCTTGGCGGCAAACCATTAAAAAGTAGAGAGCTATTTATGCCAACAATAGCCCTCTCTAGAGCACGGAGTATTGGAAAATGA
- the pdxJ gene encoding pyridoxine 5'-phosphate synthase, with protein MSSILLGVNIDHIATLRNARGTKYPDPVHAAEIAERAGADGITIHLREDRRHIVDRDVRILAETLQTRMNLEMAVTDEMVQIALDTNPEFVCLVPEKREELTTEGGLDVVGQLEKIKAATEKLSAAGIKVSLFIDADREQIDAAKACGAPFIELHTGHYADAKTEEDQQDELKKIAAGASYADDLGITVNAGHGLTYHNVAPIAALPEIYELNIGHSIMGRAVFDGLNKAVADMKAVMETARNNA; from the coding sequence ATGAGCTCAATCCTTTTAGGCGTTAATATCGACCATATTGCAACACTACGTAATGCACGTGGTACTAAATACCCAGATCCAGTACACGCAGCTGAAATTGCTGAACGTGCGGGTGCTGACGGTATTACTATTCACCTGCGTGAAGACCGTCGTCATATCGTTGACCGCGATGTACGTATTCTGGCTGAAACTCTTCAAACTCGTATGAACTTGGAGATGGCCGTAACGGATGAGATGGTTCAAATTGCCCTCGATACTAATCCTGAGTTTGTTTGTCTGGTTCCAGAGAAGCGTGAAGAACTGACCACTGAAGGTGGCTTGGACGTGGTTGGTCAACTTGAAAAGATCAAAGCGGCGACGGAAAAACTGTCTGCTGCTGGCATTAAAGTATCTCTGTTTATCGATGCTGACCGTGAGCAAATCGACGCAGCAAAAGCGTGTGGCGCACCGTTCATTGAACTGCACACTGGCCATTATGCCGATGCTAAAACAGAAGAAGACCAACAAGACGAGCTGAAAAAGATTGCTGCAGGCGCAAGCTACGCGGACGATCTTGGTATCACAGTCAATGCTGGTCATGGTCTGACTTACCACAACGTAGCACCGATTGCGGCTCTTCCAGAGATCTACGAGTTGAACATCGGTCACTCAATCATGGGACGTGCAGTGTTTGATGGTTTGAACAAGGCCGTTGCAGACATGAAAGCCGTGATGGAAACAGCACGCAACAACGCTTAG
- the acpS gene encoding holo-ACP synthase — protein sequence MAVVGLGTDIAEIERVEKALSRSGDAFAQRILTDSEFEVFQQLKQKGRYLAKRFAAKEAASKALGTGIALGVTFHDFEISNDEHGKPVLRLHKKAREIAEANGTTSIHLTISDERHYAVATVLLES from the coding sequence ATGGCTGTTGTTGGATTAGGTACAGATATCGCAGAAATTGAACGTGTTGAAAAGGCATTGTCACGAAGTGGTGACGCTTTTGCTCAACGTATTTTGACCGATTCTGAATTTGAAGTATTCCAGCAACTTAAGCAAAAAGGGCGTTACCTTGCAAAACGTTTTGCTGCAAAAGAAGCGGCATCTAAGGCGTTAGGCACGGGCATCGCGCTTGGTGTGACCTTCCACGACTTTGAGATTTCAAACGATGAGCATGGCAAGCCAGTTCTGAGGCTGCATAAAAAAGCACGTGAAATCGCAGAGGCGAATGGTACAACATCGATTCATCTGACTATCTCGGATGAGCGTCACTACGCTGTGGCAACGGTGTTGCTCGAATCATAA